The uncultured Cohaesibacter sp. region AAATGCAAGCCCCTATAACCGGCTCCATGGCAAAAAGCCCGCTATGCACATTTGTTTGCGGCTCAAAGACTTGGAAATCCCGTATCCGACGCCCAAGTGTAGCTTGAAATTTCTTGAAGCAAGGTCGAAAAGCTGGAACGCTGACACTCAGGCCAAAGACAGACAGGTGCAACGTGTGAGCCTGCCGGTCCCTGTGGTGCTGCGCTTGCTTCGTTGTCCTTGAAATGAAGAAGGGAATTGGGACCCGGTGACCCTACCTAACATCATCACAATCTGTCGATTGTTTCTGGTTCCTGTCGTGGTGTGGCTTCTGGTGGATGGCCGCTATGGTAGCGCCTTCTGGATCTTCGTCATCGCAGGCCTGTCGGATGGCGTCGATGGCATTCTGGCGCGCAGGTTCAACGCTCAATCGCAGCTTGGGGCCTATCTCGATCCGGTTGCGGACAAGGCGCTGCTGGTTAGCATTTTCATGACGCTGGGGCTGCTCAAAGTCATTCCCGCCTACATCGTCATTGCGGCGGTCAGTCGTGATATCCTGATCGTCGGGGCGGTTGTGCTGTCGTGGATGATGGATCGGCCAGTGGACATGAAGCCGCTGTTCGTCTCCAAGGCGAACACCATGTTCCAGATCCTTTATGCTGCCATGGTGATGGCCATGCTTGGCTTCGAGATCAGCTTCGGCGAGGCGACAAGGATGCTGGGCTATCTTGTCGTTGGCCTGACGATTGTCTCCGCCATAGCCTATCTGGTGGACTGGATCGTGCACATGGCACAGGACGACGATCCTGCCGAACGGGATGAGTAAGAACGGGATGAGTAAGGAAGGGAACTGAAAACTGCGCTTTGCGTTCGTCATCAAGCTGGTATAGAAACCGGGGCAAACGATCCCCAAGACTGATCTGGAGAGAGTGAATGTCGGTTCAAAAGCAGTTTACGGCCTGGATGATCACGCTCGGCGTGTCAATTCTTTGCCTCTATCTATTCCGCGGTATCCTGCTTCCCTTTGTTGCCGGCATGGCTCTGGCCTATCTGCTCGATCCGGTTGCAGACTTCTTCGAACGGGTTGGCATGAGCCGGATGTGGGCGACGGTTTCCGTGCTGCTGCTGTTCGTGTTCGTCTTCCTTTTGCTGATGGTTCTGATCGTGCCGACCCTCGTGCACCAGATGTCCGGGTTTTCCCAGAACCTGCCGGGCTACATCGCCTCATTGCAGGAGCTTCTGGTCAATCAGAGTTCGAAGTTTCTTCCTTCCTTCCTGTCGGATTTTGACGCAACAAGCCTTCAGGCCAATGTGAAGGATCTGGTCGGGCAGGGGGCGTCCTGGATCGGCAAACTCATCCAGTCGCTCTGGAACGGCGGGCAGGCGCTGATCGATATGGTGGCGCTGATCGTCATCACGCCGGTCGTTGCCTTTTATCTGCTCTATGACTGGGACCGGATGATCGCGACCATCGATGACCTGCTGCCGCGCGATCATCAATATACGATCCGGCGCCTTGCGGACGAGATCAACAATTCTGTGTCCGGTTTCGTGCGCGGGCAGATCATGGTGGGGTTGATCCTCGGGATCTTCTATGCGGTCGCGCTGTCTCTACTTGGACTCAATTTCGGGTTATTGATCGGCCTTGGAGCCGGGATCATCAGCTTCATTCCCTATGCTGGAGCGACACTGGGTCTTGTCGTCTCCACCGGTGTTGCCATCGTGCAGTTCTGGCCCGATCCGGTGCCGATTGCGTTTGCACTGGGGATTTTCGCCTTTGGTCAGTTCATCGAGGGTAATTTCCTGCAGCCGCGACTCGTAGGTGAGCGGGTTGGCCTGCATCCGGTATGGCTGATGTTTGCCCTGTTGGCGTTCGGCTCGCTGTTCGGGTTTGTGGGTATGCT contains the following coding sequences:
- a CDS encoding CDP-alcohol phosphatidyltransferase family protein — encoded protein: MTLPNIITICRLFLVPVVVWLLVDGRYGSAFWIFVIAGLSDGVDGILARRFNAQSQLGAYLDPVADKALLVSIFMTLGLLKVIPAYIVIAAVSRDILIVGAVVLSWMMDRPVDMKPLFVSKANTMFQILYAAMVMAMLGFEISFGEATRMLGYLVVGLTIVSAIAYLVDWIVHMAQDDDPAERDE
- a CDS encoding AI-2E family transporter, with translation MSVQKQFTAWMITLGVSILCLYLFRGILLPFVAGMALAYLLDPVADFFERVGMSRMWATVSVLLLFVFVFLLLMVLIVPTLVHQMSGFSQNLPGYIASLQELLVNQSSKFLPSFLSDFDATSLQANVKDLVGQGASWIGKLIQSLWNGGQALIDMVALIVITPVVAFYLLYDWDRMIATIDDLLPRDHQYTIRRLADEINNSVSGFVRGQIMVGLILGIFYAVALSLLGLNFGLLIGLGAGIISFIPYAGATLGLVVSTGVAIVQFWPDPVPIAFALGIFAFGQFIEGNFLQPRLVGERVGLHPVWLMFALLAFGSLFGFVGMLIAVPTAAAIGVIIRYVLEQYRHSPMYRGQADGLIVPPSNEEED